The following are encoded in a window of Lactobacillus intestinalis genomic DNA:
- a CDS encoding ParB/RepB/Spo0J family partition protein, which produces MVRDSRNNEPRKKGGLGRGIEALFEDEPQVEQAEEIQELNLSEIRPNPYQPRKTFDDKSLKELSDSIKENGVFQPIIVRKSVNGYEIIAGERRFRASKLAKKETIPAIIRKFDESEMMEVAVLENLQREDLTPLEEAQAYDMLQKNLGLTQEEVSKRMGKSRPYIANYLRLLTLPSKTKRLLQHGDLSMGQARTLLGLKDKSRIDDVAKRVVREEMPVRKVEALVAKLNAKKAQKKPAKKSAFIRASESQLANKFGSTVNISENKKGKGHLSIDFASTEELNRILNILGVDLDD; this is translated from the coding sequence ATGGTAAGAGACTCAAGAAATAACGAACCAAGAAAAAAGGGTGGCTTAGGTCGCGGAATTGAAGCTTTGTTTGAAGATGAACCCCAAGTTGAACAAGCTGAGGAAATTCAAGAACTCAATTTAAGTGAAATTCGCCCCAATCCATATCAACCCAGAAAGACTTTTGATGATAAGAGCTTAAAAGAATTGTCAGATTCCATCAAAGAAAATGGTGTCTTTCAACCCATTATCGTCCGCAAATCTGTCAATGGCTATGAAATTATTGCTGGTGAGCGACGCTTTAGAGCATCTAAGCTTGCTAAAAAGGAAACTATCCCTGCTATCATTCGCAAGTTTGATGAAAGCGAAATGATGGAAGTTGCTGTCTTAGAAAACTTACAAAGAGAAGACTTAACTCCATTAGAAGAAGCTCAAGCTTATGATATGCTTCAAAAGAATCTTGGCTTAACTCAAGAAGAAGTTTCTAAGAGAATGGGCAAGTCTCGTCCTTATATTGCTAATTACTTACGTTTATTGACGCTTCCAAGTAAGACTAAACGTTTGCTTCAACACGGAGATCTTTCCATGGGACAAGCTAGAACTTTACTTGGTTTAAAAGATAAGAGCCGTATCGATGATGTGGCAAAACGCGTTGTACGCGAAGAAATGCCAGTTAGAAAAGTGGAGGCCTTAGTGGCTAAGTTAAATGCTAAAAAGGCACAAAAAAAGCCAGCTAAAAAATCTGCTTTTATTAGAGCTAGCGAAAGTCAATTGGCTAATAAATTTGGTTCAACTGTCAATATTTCTGAAAATAAAAAGGGTAAGGGACACCTTTCAATTGATTTTGCTTCAACTGAAGAATTGAACCGAATCCTTAACATTTTAGGGGTTGATCTCGATGATTAA
- a CDS encoding ParA family protein, which yields MVNVISVANQKGGVGKTTTTINLAASIADRGYRVLIVDIDPQGNATSGLGIEKSEIDQDIYNVLIDEVPLKETIHHTSTKKLDIVPATINLSGAETELISMMARETRLKSALDTVNDDYDFIFVDCPPSLGQLSINAFTASDSILIPVQSEYYAMEGLSQLLNTIRLVQKHFNKDLGVEGVLLTMLDARTNLGAEVVKEVQSYFNKKVYKTIIPRITKLAEAPSYGQPITEYAPRSRGAKVYDDLAKEVLKAHGKRLKK from the coding sequence ATGGTAAATGTAATTTCAGTTGCTAACCAAAAAGGTGGTGTTGGTAAAACTACCACTACCATTAATTTAGCAGCTTCAATTGCCGACCGTGGTTACCGCGTTTTAATTGTTGATATTGACCCTCAAGGAAACGCTACTTCTGGTTTAGGAATCGAAAAATCAGAGATTGACCAGGACATTTACAATGTTTTAATTGATGAAGTCCCTCTAAAAGAAACTATTCACCATACTTCAACTAAAAAGTTGGATATTGTTCCAGCAACGATTAACTTGTCTGGAGCTGAAACTGAATTGATTAGCATGATGGCACGTGAAACTAGACTAAAATCAGCGCTAGATACAGTGAACGATGACTATGATTTTATTTTTGTGGATTGTCCGCCGTCTTTGGGACAGCTTTCAATTAATGCTTTTACTGCATCTGATTCAATTTTGATTCCTGTTCAAAGTGAATATTATGCCATGGAAGGATTGAGTCAACTTTTAAATACGATTAGATTGGTGCAAAAGCACTTCAATAAGGATTTAGGAGTTGAAGGAGTATTGCTCACAATGCTTGACGCTCGAACTAATCTGGGAGCTGAGGTGGTTAAAGAAGTTCAATCTTACTTTAATAAAAAGGTCTATAAGACAATTATTCCTAGAATTACTAAATTGGCCGAAGCTCCAAGTTATGGACAGCCAATTACTGAATATGCTCCTCGTTCACGTGGTGCCAAGGTTTATGATGATTTAGCAAAAGAGGTTTTAAAAGCTCATGGTAAGAGACTCAAGAAATAA
- the noc gene encoding nucleoid occlusion protein, protein MAFFSFGHRDEVPKNKQIQDLALDKIEPNQYQPRHQFSEESISELAQTLDKEGLLQPIVVRESDNGYEIIAGERRYRAAQSLGWETIPAIVKEMDDDQAASLAVIENLQRENLNPIDEAQAYKNLMKLNDLTQTALAKEMGKSQSYVANKLRLLKLTPKVQASLIDGNISARHGRALVGLDEKTQEKVLNEVLAKGLNVKETEAIVKDVDGYFNPKTKKAKKQGKSESKKRVVNKMPKDLKVQINTIKRAVKLAEESGIEVKVKENNNPDDYRITIEMKRK, encoded by the coding sequence ATGGCATTCTTTTCTTTTGGACATCGTGATGAAGTCCCAAAAAATAAACAAATTCAGGATTTAGCTTTAGATAAAATTGAACCAAATCAATATCAACCAAGACATCAATTCTCCGAGGAATCAATCAGTGAGTTAGCTCAAACCTTGGATAAAGAAGGTTTGCTTCAACCAATTGTGGTTAGAGAATCTGATAATGGTTATGAAATTATTGCTGGTGAACGTCGTTACCGTGCTGCTCAAAGTTTAGGTTGGGAAACTATTCCAGCTATTGTTAAAGAAATGGATGACGATCAAGCTGCTTCTCTTGCTGTAATTGAAAACTTACAAAGAGAAAACTTGAACCCAATTGATGAAGCTCAAGCATACAAGAATTTGATGAAACTCAATGATTTAACTCAAACTGCTTTAGCTAAGGAAATGGGTAAGTCTCAATCTTACGTTGCTAATAAGTTGCGTTTGCTTAAACTTACTCCAAAGGTTCAAGCATCTTTAATCGATGGCAATATTTCAGCTCGTCATGGTCGTGCCTTGGTTGGTCTTGATGAAAAGACGCAAGAAAAAGTTCTTAATGAAGTTTTGGCTAAGGGATTAAATGTTAAAGAAACTGAAGCTATTGTTAAAGATGTAGACGGATACTTTAACCCAAAGACTAAGAAAGCTAAAAAGCAAGGAAAATCAGAGTCAAAGAAGCGTGTAGTTAATAAAATGCCTAAGGACTTAAAAGTTCAAATTAACACTATTAAACGCGCTGTTAAACTTGCTGAAGAATCTGGAATTGAAGTTAAGGTAAAGGAAAATAATAATCCAGATGATTACCGCATTACAATTGAAATGAAAAGAAAATAG
- the rsmG gene encoding 16S rRNA (guanine(527)-N(7))-methyltransferase RsmG: MNPDKFIEELSKHNIDLTEKQKKQFQLYFEDLIETNKHVNLTRITEEKDVYLKHFYDSITSLFEFGDVFKENMTLCDVGAGAGFPSIPIKIIMPSLKITIVDSLAKRLTFLKGLVEKLGLSDVELVHGRAEDVGQNSKYREKFDLVTARAVANMTVLSEYCLPLVKKDGYFIALKGPKAEDELKTGQKALSVLGGKLIKDKELTLPNSDEERTLVLIQKIKNTPKKYPRQAGTPRKKPIK; encoded by the coding sequence ATGAATCCTGATAAATTTATTGAAGAATTGTCAAAACATAACATTGATTTAACTGAAAAACAAAAAAAGCAGTTTCAATTATATTTTGAGGATTTAATTGAAACTAATAAGCATGTTAACCTTACGCGCATTACTGAAGAAAAAGATGTTTATTTAAAGCACTTTTACGACAGCATTACGTCTTTATTTGAATTTGGGGATGTATTTAAAGAGAACATGACTCTTTGTGATGTGGGAGCCGGCGCAGGCTTTCCATCAATTCCTATTAAGATTATTATGCCAAGTTTGAAGATCACTATTGTAGATTCCTTAGCTAAGAGATTGACTTTTTTGAAAGGATTAGTTGAAAAGCTAGGCCTAAGTGATGTGGAATTAGTCCATGGTCGTGCTGAAGATGTAGGTCAAAACAGTAAGTATCGTGAAAAGTTTGATCTAGTAACAGCTCGTGCTGTGGCCAATATGACAGTTTTAAGTGAATATTGCTTACCTCTTGTTAAAAAAGACGGATATTTTATTGCTTTGAAGGGTCCGAAGGCTGAAGATGAACTCAAAACAGGTCAAAAAGCTCTAAGTGTACTTGGTGGGAAATTGATCAAAGATAAGGAGCTTACTTTGCCAAATAGCGACGAAGAACGGACCTTAGTTTTGATTCAAAAAATTAAAAATACCCCTAAAAAATATCCACGTCAAGCTGGTACACCAAGAAAGAAACCAATTAAGTAA
- a CDS encoding CvpA family protein, whose translation MIVTLIVLLYLAYRAYMGYKTGFTRYIINLIFSALVFMIAIFTQNPLGNWLYSEITGHQIQTNLTVETNLMIFRFIAFFIVLFVGREIVKIFKSWLPSQNPHATSVGSMLDGVLGAIASLIAGYFLVYVVLSMFNAIQNPWFLQQTVDSPILRFIIYNTPGLSNGIFNSVFSIGKTVG comes from the coding sequence ATGATAGTTACTCTTATTGTTTTGTTGTATTTAGCCTACAGAGCATATATGGGCTATAAAACTGGCTTTACGCGCTATATTATTAATTTGATTTTTAGTGCGCTGGTATTTATGATTGCGATTTTTACCCAAAATCCATTGGGCAACTGGCTATATTCTGAAATCACAGGTCATCAAATCCAAACCAATTTAACTGTGGAAACTAATTTGATGATTTTCAGATTTATTGCCTTCTTTATTGTTTTATTTGTCGGTAGAGAAATAGTTAAAATCTTCAAATCATGGCTACCAAGTCAAAATCCTCACGCTACAAGTGTGGGAAGTATGTTAGACGGAGTTTTAGGAGCAATTGCATCCCTAATTGCTGGCTACTTCTTAGTATATGTAGTGTTATCAATGTTTAATGCAATCCAGAATCCATGGTTTTTGCAACAAACTGTGGATTCTCCTATATTGCGCTTTATCATTTACAACACTCCAGGTTTATCTAATGGTATCTTTAACAGCGTATTCAGTATCGGAAAGACCGTCGGATAA